In one Tachysurus fulvidraco isolate hzauxx_2018 chromosome 16, HZAU_PFXX_2.0, whole genome shotgun sequence genomic region, the following are encoded:
- the LOC113644534 gene encoding uncharacterized protein LOC113644534 — MAAVPSGPGSGSRAEMISFPGIRRSVPGELETISGKLQDSGVTDTGQTPDVCGCKLDPFSQQNQHCETFVRQINGYSCIGLSGFIHDHKQDESLNELQSTSDHCDRSNSDPNTSNPEHKLGLSSYHDVNQKVDNSQTHGNIGRDLGIKVTKCYLRTDQGPAVAYQTVCGADGPVLEMCRLNLNRSPPATEETQSQDVVYVHYESELQMPGIMRLITKDLSEPYSIYTYRYFIHNWPQLCFLAMVQEVCVGAIVCKLDMHKKMFRRGYIAMLAVDSEYRRKNIGTNLVKKAINAMVEGACDEVVLETEITNNSALKLYENLGFVRDKRLFRYYLNGVDALRLKLWLR, encoded by the exons ATGGCCGCGGTTCCATCTGGGCCTGGTAGCGGATCCCGGGCAGAGATGATTTCCTTCCCCGGGATTCGGCGCTCTGTCCCCGGGGAACTGGAGACCATCAGTGGAAAGCTGCAGGACTCGGGCGTGACAGATACAGGACAGACACCGGATGTGTGCGGATGTAAACTGGACCCGTTCTCACAACAGAACCAACATTGTGAAACGTTTGTGCGACAGATTAACGGCTACAGCTGTATCGGATTGTCAGGTTTTATCCACGATCACAAACAGGATGAGAGTTTAAATGAACTTCAATCCACCTCAGATCACTGTGACAGATCCAACAGTGACCCAAACACCAGCAACCCAGAGCACAAACTAGGTTTATCATCTTACCATGATGTAAACCAAAAGGTTGACAACAGTCAAACTCATGGAAATATAGGACGTGATCTTGGTATTAAAGTCACAAAATGTTACCTAAGGACTGATCAAGGACCTGCTGTAGCATATCAGACTGTTTGTGGTGCTGATGGACCAGTATTAGAGATGTGTAGGCTAAATCTGAACCGTTCACCACCAGCCACAGAAGAGACCCAAAGTCAGGATGTTGTGTATGTGCATTATGAATCTGAACTTCAGATGCCAGGCATAATGAGACTGATAACTAAGGATCTGTCCGAACCTTATTCCATATATACGTACCGGTACTTTATCCACAACTGGCCACAGCTTTGCTTTCTG gcaaTGGTACAGGAGGTCTGTGTGGGAGCAATTGTGTGTAAACTAGACATGCACAAGAAGATGTTTCGGCGTGGATACATTGCTATGCTTGCTGTGGACTCCGAATATCGTCGAAAAAACATTG gtaCTAACCTTGTAAAGAAGGCCATCAATGCTATGGTGGAGGGAGCTTGTGATGAA GTGGTTCTGGAGACAGAGATCACTAACAATTCTGCTCTGAAGCTGTATGAAAACTTGGGTTTTGTGAGGGACAAGCGGCTCTTCAGATATTATCTCAATGGTGTGGACGCTTTGCGGCTCAAACTGTGGCTACGCTAA